In Gemmata obscuriglobus, a single genomic region encodes these proteins:
- a CDS encoding recombinase family protein — translation MKRNGTATAPKPAPRAAVKLVRCAIYTRKSTEEGLEQEFNSLDAQREAGEAFVRSQAGEGWVLMPERYDDGGYTGGNTDRPGLQKLMAHIDEGRVDCVVVYKVDRLSRSLLDFAQLMRTFEQQQVAFVSVTQQFNTATSMGRLVLNVLLSFAQFEREIISERTRDKIAATRRKGKWAGGHPVLGYDIDPAGYKLVVNPAEAERVRAIFALYLEHRSLLPVADELATRGWTTKQWTTRKGPERGGKRFDRTNLYNLLTNPLYIGKVRYKDEVHDGEHPAVVDPGVFHQVQEALRRNGRTGGAHVRNQFGAVLKGLLRCAPCGAAMTPTHSTKGAKRYRYYACVAGQKRGARTCPSRSVPAEPVETFVVDKIRAVGRDPELLRQVLDRARDAGAARAAELEAERAGLDKDLRGWHAEVRNLSVPLRPGEDNGPLVARLADLHERIGTVEGRVTKVRDQIKAVAAQLVPEEQAARALAAFDPVWDALTPLERARVIALLVQTVEYDGRDGRVTVSFHPTGIKALADELADRVEHKERA, via the coding sequence ATGAAACGGAACGGCACAGCGACCGCCCCGAAGCCCGCGCCGCGGGCCGCGGTCAAGTTGGTGCGGTGCGCGATCTACACCCGCAAGTCCACCGAGGAGGGGCTCGAGCAGGAGTTCAACTCGCTCGACGCCCAGCGCGAGGCCGGCGAGGCGTTCGTCCGGTCGCAGGCGGGTGAGGGCTGGGTGCTGATGCCCGAGCGGTACGACGACGGCGGGTACACGGGCGGCAACACGGACCGCCCCGGGCTCCAGAAGCTCATGGCCCACATCGACGAGGGCCGGGTTGACTGTGTGGTCGTTTATAAGGTGGATCGGCTCAGCCGCTCGCTCCTCGACTTCGCCCAGCTGATGCGCACGTTCGAGCAGCAGCAGGTGGCGTTCGTGTCGGTCACCCAGCAGTTCAACACGGCCACCTCGATGGGCCGGCTGGTGCTCAACGTGCTCCTGTCGTTCGCGCAGTTCGAGCGGGAGATCATTTCCGAGCGGACCCGGGACAAGATCGCCGCCACCCGCCGCAAGGGCAAGTGGGCCGGCGGGCACCCGGTCCTGGGATACGACATCGACCCGGCCGGGTACAAGCTGGTCGTCAACCCCGCCGAGGCCGAGCGGGTGCGCGCCATCTTCGCCCTGTACCTCGAGCACAGGTCCCTGCTCCCGGTGGCCGACGAGCTCGCAACCCGGGGCTGGACCACCAAGCAATGGACCACCCGCAAGGGGCCGGAGCGGGGCGGCAAGCGGTTCGACCGCACCAACCTGTACAACCTGCTCACCAACCCGCTGTACATCGGCAAGGTGCGGTACAAGGACGAGGTGCATGATGGGGAGCACCCCGCGGTCGTCGACCCGGGCGTGTTCCATCAGGTGCAGGAGGCGCTGCGGCGCAACGGCCGCACCGGCGGGGCACACGTCCGGAACCAGTTCGGGGCCGTGCTCAAGGGGCTGTTGCGGTGCGCCCCGTGTGGTGCCGCCATGACGCCCACCCACAGCACCAAGGGGGCCAAGCGGTATCGGTACTACGCGTGCGTCGCCGGGCAGAAGCGCGGGGCCCGTACGTGCCCGTCCCGGAGCGTGCCCGCCGAGCCCGTCGAGACCTTCGTGGTGGACAAGATCCGGGCGGTGGGCCGGGACCCGGAGCTGCTCCGCCAGGTGCTGGACCGGGCGCGGGACGCGGGCGCCGCACGGGCCGCCGAGCTGGAGGCCGAGCGGGCCGGGCTGGACAAGGACCTGCGGGGCTGGCACGCCGAGGTGCGGAACCTGTCGGTGCCGCTGCGCCCGGGCGAGGACAACGGCCCACTGGTGGCCCGGCTGGCCGACCTGCACGAGCGCATCGGCACCGTGGAGGGGCGGGTCACCAAGGTGCGCGACCAGATCAAGGCGGTGGCCGCGCAACTGGTGCCCGAGGAGCAGGCGGCCCGGGCCCTGGCGGCGTTCGACCCGGTGTGGGACGCCCTCACCCCGCTCGAGCGCGCCCGCGTCATCGCGCTGCTGGTCCAGACGGTCGAGTACGACGGGCGCGACGGCCGGGTCACCGTGTCGTTCCATCCCACCGGCATCAAAGCGCTGGCCGACGAACTGGCCGACCGAGTCGAGCACAAGGAGCGCGCATGA
- a CDS encoding transposase has product MNAYKSGLTSRKIEYGVIPPKADGEFVAHMEVVLDTYTTPYDCRYPVLNRDEQPIPLLKETRVPIPATTNHPRRVDYEYERAGTASIFMFGEPLAGWRQGRGREHRAKVDWAVEMGALLRGRYAAAEKVIRVCDNRNTHTIGAFYEAFDPVTARALVRRLEFRHTPKHGSGLNIAENELSARTRQCVHGRRFATIEALRAETVAWHEYVNDKPRGVEWQFRTDDARTKLNSLYPKIKT; this is encoded by the coding sequence ATGAACGCTTACAAAAGTGGACTGACGAGTCGCAAGATCGAGTACGGGGTGATCCCACCGAAGGCCGATGGGGAGTTCGTGGCCCACATGGAGGTGGTCCTGGACACGTACACCACGCCCTACGATTGCCGGTACCCGGTGCTGAACAGGGACGAGCAGCCAATCCCGTTGCTGAAGGAGACGCGGGTCCCGATCCCGGCCACGACGAATCACCCGCGGCGGGTCGATTACGAGTACGAGCGGGCCGGGACGGCGAGCATCTTCATGTTCGGTGAGCCCCTGGCCGGGTGGCGCCAGGGGCGGGGCCGGGAGCACCGGGCCAAGGTCGACTGGGCGGTGGAGATGGGGGCGCTGTTGCGGGGCCGGTACGCGGCCGCCGAGAAGGTGATCCGGGTGTGCGACAACCGGAACACGCACACCATCGGGGCGTTCTACGAGGCATTCGATCCGGTCACGGCCCGGGCCCTGGTGCGTCGGCTCGAGTTCCGCCACACGCCCAAGCACGGCAGCGGGCTCAACATCGCCGAGAACGAGCTGAGCGCGAGGACCCGGCAATGCGTGCACGGCCGCCGGTTCGCGACGATCGAGGCGTTGCGCGCGGAGACGGTCGCGTGGCACGAGTACGTCAACGACAAGCCGCGCGGCGTCGAGTGGCAATTTCGCACCGACGACGCGAGAACCAAACTGAACTCGCTCTACCCTAAAATTAAAACCTGA
- a CDS encoding caspase family protein yields MPRVECSSCGMRVTVPVERRRVRCPECGALVTAPGGSEEAVARKAPGKRVRTEAPGMADESDDRPRARRLPGRRATYAILAGAGVLALVCACAAVLVAIAPLRPRPPAVAGGADPLAAPNPPPVPESPTVEPPTAPNPPAPEPPPVKPPVAPSLPPAPELPSVEPTAAPVRGPASRPKTPPNPLDPLHPYLVLDANGHTAQVQGVAMTPDGRRVVTASRDRTVRVWDVTTGETLRTFRYPTGPGNEGMVQALALSPDGRLCAAAPFPLDLGQAGRPALVTDMETGRVVATPKGHRNTVTALAYSPDGRFLGAGSGDHDISVWDARLWKPVGLLRGHSAPITGLSFSPNGLRSVSVAANRTALLWSGDRTQKPFVELRDGDHQARSVAWSPDGRTVAVGNHDGTISLWNPDGTLRKTLTGLRNDILNLAFTPDSHSLLQCGVAPGALNRDRFACTIIDAATGEERSRFEGHTNLVSAACLSADGALAVTAGGNDHEVHVWRVSDGSPVQTLAGRGRAGWTVGWSPDGRSVAWGNSNARGATALERAFELSELRFAGPPNGSYSGAVLTRGGRTLELTPNREMAIKNGSRTELLYRDTELSTSNSVFCFTWLPDGRIVVGSQFGLQLFDPDTNQIVRSYAGSTDATTAIALSPDARYFATTSGDMIIRVWRVDQRTPVLSLFCAGSDWVAWTQEGLYAASPNGERLMGWQVNTGGATGLGTAYSAAQFRKSLYRPDVIGRVLRDGGAAAALERAGVAGADGLQVARLLPPAVALTSPSGLGVSPVAGPKFAVKASAQSVGTHPVTALRLLVNGRPYGGASGVHTVAAPRLGEVRADWSVELPPGLYNLAVVAESAVSRAVSPPVGVQVGGPTGDERPTLYLLAVGISDYPGPMKLNYAAADADALARAFKAHGKGAFRAVEVKLIRNKEATRGAIEQGLGWLSGKMTHRDVGVVFFSGHGGRDEKGNLFLITADVDPKNIAGTCLPGDAVKRKLGGTPGRVIAILDACHSGAAADRPTHPSATDDLVRDLVSEDYGIVVMSSSQGWEYSLESAVVGQGFFTAGLIDGLSGKADTNGDGFVYLNELATYAAQRVRVLSDGSQNPVTAKPPSIRSFPLSKP; encoded by the coding sequence ATGCCACGCGTCGAGTGCTCGTCTTGCGGGATGCGGGTCACCGTTCCGGTCGAGCGCCGGCGCGTCAGGTGCCCGGAGTGCGGTGCGCTCGTAACCGCCCCCGGAGGCTCGGAAGAAGCGGTCGCCCGGAAAGCGCCGGGCAAACGGGTCCGGACCGAGGCGCCGGGCATGGCAGACGAGAGCGATGACCGCCCGCGCGCCCGGCGCCTGCCGGGGAGGCGTGCAACCTACGCGATACTGGCCGGCGCCGGCGTGCTGGCGCTGGTGTGCGCGTGCGCCGCGGTGCTGGTGGCGATCGCGCCGCTCAGACCGAGGCCGCCGGCCGTAGCCGGCGGCGCGGACCCGCTCGCGGCCCCGAACCCGCCACCCGTTCCCGAGTCACCGACGGTCGAGCCACCGACGGCCCCGAACCCGCCCGCTCCCGAGCCACCGCCGGTTAAGCCACCGGTGGCCCCGAGCTTGCCGCCCGCTCCCGAGCTACCGTCGGTCGAGCCGACGGCCGCTCCGGTCCGTGGACCGGCGAGCCGGCCCAAGACCCCACCGAACCCGTTGGACCCGCTTCACCCCTACCTCGTCCTCGACGCGAACGGTCACACGGCTCAGGTCCAAGGCGTGGCAATGACCCCCGACGGGCGCCGCGTGGTGACCGCCTCCCGGGACCGTACCGTGCGCGTTTGGGACGTAACGACCGGCGAGACGTTGCGCACCTTCCGGTACCCGACCGGTCCCGGGAACGAGGGGATGGTGCAGGCCCTGGCGCTGTCACCGGACGGTCGGCTCTGTGCCGCTGCGCCGTTCCCGCTCGATCTCGGTCAGGCCGGGCGCCCCGCGCTCGTCACCGACATGGAGACCGGGCGGGTGGTGGCCACCCCCAAGGGGCACCGGAACACGGTGACCGCGCTGGCTTATTCTCCGGACGGGCGGTTCTTGGGTGCGGGCTCGGGCGACCACGACATCTCCGTCTGGGACGCGCGGCTCTGGAAGCCGGTGGGGCTGTTGCGCGGGCACTCGGCTCCGATCACGGGGCTGTCTTTTTCGCCCAACGGCCTCCGGAGCGTGAGTGTCGCCGCCAACCGCACCGCGCTGCTGTGGTCCGGGGACCGAACCCAGAAGCCGTTCGTCGAGCTGCGGGACGGCGATCACCAGGCCCGCAGCGTGGCCTGGAGCCCGGACGGTCGCACGGTCGCCGTCGGCAACCACGACGGCACCATCTCGCTGTGGAACCCGGACGGGACGCTGCGTAAGACGCTGACCGGGCTGCGCAACGACATCCTGAACCTGGCGTTCACCCCGGACAGTCACTCCCTCCTCCAGTGTGGGGTCGCACCGGGAGCGCTCAACCGCGACCGCTTCGCCTGCACGATCATTGACGCCGCGACCGGCGAGGAACGCTCCCGGTTCGAGGGGCACACGAATTTGGTCTCGGCCGCGTGCCTGTCGGCCGACGGGGCGCTCGCGGTTACGGCCGGGGGAAACGACCACGAGGTGCACGTGTGGCGGGTGAGCGACGGGTCCCCGGTCCAAACACTCGCCGGCCGGGGGCGCGCCGGGTGGACGGTCGGCTGGAGCCCGGACGGGCGCTCGGTCGCCTGGGGTAACTCGAACGCGCGGGGCGCGACGGCGCTCGAACGCGCGTTCGAGTTGAGCGAGTTGCGGTTCGCGGGACCGCCGAACGGCTCGTACTCGGGGGCGGTACTGACCCGCGGGGGCCGGACCCTGGAACTGACTCCGAACCGGGAGATGGCGATCAAGAACGGCTCCCGAACCGAGCTGCTGTACCGGGACACCGAACTGAGCACCAGCAACTCGGTATTCTGTTTCACGTGGCTCCCGGACGGGCGGATCGTGGTCGGCTCTCAGTTCGGCCTCCAGCTGTTCGACCCGGACACCAACCAGATCGTCCGCAGTTACGCGGGCTCCACGGACGCTACCACCGCCATCGCGCTCTCCCCGGACGCACGGTACTTCGCCACGACATCCGGTGACATGATCATTCGGGTGTGGCGGGTGGACCAGCGGACCCCGGTGCTGTCGCTGTTCTGCGCGGGTTCGGACTGGGTGGCATGGACCCAGGAAGGGTTGTACGCCGCGTCCCCGAACGGGGAGCGGCTGATGGGCTGGCAGGTGAACACCGGTGGTGCCACCGGGCTCGGTACCGCGTACTCGGCCGCCCAGTTCCGCAAGTCGCTGTACCGCCCCGACGTGATCGGTCGGGTGCTCCGCGACGGGGGCGCGGCGGCGGCGCTGGAGCGGGCCGGTGTCGCCGGGGCCGACGGGCTGCAGGTCGCCCGGTTGCTCCCCCCAGCGGTGGCACTCACCAGCCCGTCCGGGCTCGGCGTGAGCCCGGTCGCCGGACCGAAGTTCGCCGTGAAGGCGTCGGCCCAGAGCGTCGGGACGCACCCGGTTACCGCGCTCCGTCTGCTGGTCAACGGGCGCCCGTATGGGGGCGCGTCCGGCGTTCACACGGTCGCCGCGCCGCGGCTCGGCGAGGTGCGGGCCGACTGGTCGGTGGAGCTGCCGCCCGGGTTGTACAACCTGGCGGTCGTGGCCGAGAGTGCCGTGAGCCGGGCCGTTTCGCCACCGGTCGGGGTGCAGGTCGGCGGGCCGACCGGTGACGAGCGCCCGACGCTGTACCTGCTGGCGGTGGGGATCAGCGACTACCCCGGTCCGATGAAGCTCAACTACGCGGCCGCGGACGCAGACGCCCTGGCTCGTGCGTTCAAGGCGCACGGCAAGGGGGCGTTCCGCGCGGTGGAGGTGAAACTGATCCGGAACAAGGAGGCGACCCGCGGTGCGATCGAGCAGGGGCTCGGCTGGCTGTCCGGGAAGATGACCCACCGGGACGTCGGTGTGGTGTTCTTCTCCGGACACGGCGGGCGCGACGAGAAGGGCAACCTGTTTTTGATCACGGCGGACGTGGACCCCAAAAACATCGCCGGCACCTGTCTCCCGGGGGACGCGGTGAAGCGGAAGCTGGGTGGCACGCCGGGGCGCGTGATCGCAATCCTCGACGCGTGTCACTCGGGTGCCGCGGCAGACCGGCCCACGCACCCGTCCGCCACGGACGACCTGGTCCGCGACCTCGTCTCCGAGGATTACGGGATCGTGGTCATGAGCTCGTCCCAGGGTTGGGAGTACTCGCTCGAGAGCGCGGTTGTGGGGCAGGGCTTTTTTACCGCCGGGCTCATCGATGGGCTTTCGGGCAAAGCCGACACGAACGGCGACGGGTTCGTGTACCTGAACGAATTGGCCACGTACGCGGCTCAGCGCGTACGGGTGTTGAGCGATGGTTCGCAGAATCCGGTCACTGCCAAGCCGCCGTCGATTCGATCCTTCCCGCTTTCCAAGCCGTGA
- a CDS encoding IS66-like element ISGob4 family transposase — MTPVPQPPELPDNLPPAVVAYIRALEATITALVAEVAELKARLNQSSTNSSKPPSSDPPQVKLAPPKAPSGKRRGGQPGHPKAERTLLPPDEIRTLKPSVCRDCSRSLAGDDPAPAIHQVHELPVIKPHVTEYRCHRLRCPHCGTTTVPAVPSEARTGYGPRAQAVAALLTGSCRLGKRGTSQLFDDLFGLPLSPAMVCKLQHRTAEALKPVAEQALVYTRGHPANVDETGWKQGRQRAWLWAAVTTFVVAFLIRRTRGRAAFDDLRAGSTAVHTTDRYPVYTHLDKYKRQLCWAHLRRDFQAMIDRGGSGQAIGAALLACSDALFENWYRVRDGTLARSTCRSTYIPALRRQVGTHLRNGAACGCAKTATTCAELLSVEASLWTFARVVGVEPTNNAAEREVRHAVCWRKTSFGTDSERGSRFVERILTVIASCRRQKRNVLAFLIDAVTAHRTGAKAPTLVPAEAQQQNVVNPLLANC; from the coding sequence ATGACGCCTGTTCCTCAACCGCCGGAACTGCCCGATAACTTACCACCGGCGGTGGTGGCGTATATTCGCGCCTTGGAGGCCACGATCACTGCTCTGGTGGCCGAGGTCGCCGAACTCAAGGCCCGACTCAACCAGAGCTCCACCAACTCGTCGAAGCCGCCCTCGTCCGATCCTCCGCAGGTGAAACTGGCCCCGCCCAAGGCCCCTTCGGGGAAGCGTCGGGGCGGGCAACCGGGGCATCCCAAAGCCGAGCGCACGCTCCTGCCACCCGATGAGATCCGGACCCTCAAGCCGTCCGTGTGCCGGGACTGCTCGCGGTCGCTGGCCGGGGACGATCCGGCTCCGGCCATTCATCAGGTCCACGAGTTGCCCGTTATCAAACCCCACGTGACCGAGTATCGGTGCCACCGGCTCCGGTGCCCCCACTGCGGCACGACCACGGTGCCCGCGGTGCCGTCGGAGGCGCGCACCGGATACGGCCCCCGGGCGCAGGCGGTGGCCGCGCTTCTCACCGGCTCGTGCCGTCTGGGCAAGCGGGGCACGAGCCAACTGTTCGACGATCTGTTCGGCCTGCCCCTGAGCCCGGCCATGGTGTGCAAGCTCCAGCACCGAACCGCCGAGGCGCTGAAGCCGGTGGCCGAACAGGCCCTGGTGTACACCCGCGGGCACCCGGCCAACGTGGACGAGACCGGTTGGAAGCAGGGGCGTCAGCGGGCCTGGCTGTGGGCCGCCGTGACCACGTTCGTGGTGGCGTTCCTGATCCGCCGGACCCGGGGCCGGGCCGCCTTTGATGACCTGCGTGCCGGGTCCACGGCCGTGCATACGACGGACCGGTATCCGGTGTACACGCACCTCGACAAGTACAAGCGTCAACTCTGCTGGGCGCACCTGCGACGCGATTTCCAGGCGATGATCGACCGGGGCGGTTCCGGACAGGCGATCGGCGCGGCTCTGTTGGCGTGTTCGGACGCCCTGTTCGAGAACTGGTATCGGGTGCGGGACGGAACCCTCGCGCGGTCCACATGTCGCTCGACCTACATCCCCGCGTTGCGTCGTCAGGTCGGCACGCACCTGCGGAACGGGGCGGCGTGCGGCTGCGCCAAGACCGCCACGACCTGCGCGGAACTGTTGTCGGTCGAGGCGTCGTTGTGGACGTTCGCGCGTGTCGTCGGCGTGGAACCGACCAACAACGCGGCCGAGCGTGAGGTGCGTCACGCCGTGTGCTGGCGCAAAACCAGCTTCGGGACCGACAGCGAACGCGGGAGCCGGTTCGTGGAACGAATCCTCACGGTGATCGCCTCGTGCCGCCGCCAGAAGCGCAACGTCTTGGCGTTCCTCATCGACGCCGTCACCGCACACCGGACCGGCGCGAAGGCACCGACGCTCGTTCCAGCTGAAGCTCAACAACAGAACGTTGTGAATCCGCTACTCGCCAACTGTTGA
- a CDS encoding DUF2924 domain-containing protein yields MPIDVAKELAGLRRLTPKELRARYAEVFGEPTASGNRTWLVRRIAWRLQALAEGGLSARAQARAAELARDADLRLIPPKGHADEPAPGPVRTGTVPTHASDPRLPPPGTVITRTYKGADVQVLVLASGFEYDGRTFASLSAVAAAVTGTHLNGFHFFKLNKPEGT; encoded by the coding sequence GTGCCGATCGACGTCGCGAAGGAACTGGCCGGGCTGCGCCGGCTGACCCCGAAAGAGCTGCGGGCGCGGTACGCGGAGGTGTTCGGCGAGCCCACCGCGTCGGGCAACCGCACGTGGCTCGTCCGAAGGATCGCGTGGCGGCTCCAGGCCCTGGCCGAGGGCGGGCTCAGCGCCCGCGCGCAAGCCCGGGCCGCCGAGCTGGCCCGAGACGCGGACCTGCGCTTGATCCCGCCCAAGGGCCACGCCGACGAACCCGCGCCCGGGCCGGTCCGCACCGGCACCGTGCCGACGCACGCGAGTGACCCGCGACTGCCCCCGCCCGGCACCGTGATCACCCGCACGTACAAGGGCGCCGACGTTCAGGTCCTGGTGCTGGCCAGCGGGTTCGAGTACGACGGCCGGACGTTCGCCTCCCTCAGCGCGGTCGCCGCGGCGGTCACCGGGACCCACCTCAACGGGTTCCACTTCTTCAAGCTCAACAAGCCGGAGGGCACATGA